The following are from one region of the Nicotiana tabacum cultivar K326 chromosome 3, ASM71507v2, whole genome shotgun sequence genome:
- the LOC107792221 gene encoding uncharacterized protein At5g65660-like, translated as MESPQYYTPPHVAESSSRPSLGFPLGTALLLLVIFSLSGVFSCCYHWDKIRSLRRRSLSDLEAGDDPDASLKPKHTHHMSEKQNQSQSMPAVLMPGDQIPKFIALPCPCQPPRQGNVVVEVQKPPQPPPSPPKPIRMVLGLPLC; from the exons ATGGAGAGTCCTCAGTATTATACACCGCCCCATGTTGCGGAGTCATCATCTCGGCCATCTCTAGGATTTCCTCTTGGCACTGCTCTTCTTTTGCTCGTCATTTTCAGCTTGAGTGGCGTCTTTTCTTGCTGCTATCACTGGGACAAAATTCGTTCGCTCCGTCGTCGATCTTTATCCGACCTCGAAGCCGGCGATGATCCTGATGCATCCTTGAAACCTAAACACACCCACCACATG AGTGAAAAGCAGAACCAAAGCCAAAGCATGCCTGCAGTGTTGATGCCAGGCGATCAAATTCCGAAATTCATAGCATTGCCATGTCCATGTCAGCCTCCCCGACAGGGAAATGTTGTCGTAGAGGTGCAGAAACCGCCGCAGCCGCCACCTTCGCCTCCTAAGCCTATTCGTATGGTATTGGGATTACCTTTATGTTAG